A window from Deltaproteobacteria bacterium encodes these proteins:
- a CDS encoding efflux RND transporter periplasmic adaptor subunit produces MHRMVEKTKIKILLIIISILVVIFIPFIYHKFHYQATHYIIKDASVSTDIVNVGAQSVSGRIKKLYATETDSVKKGMLLALIEDTNYKNEMDLRRIQVDIAQTNYEKIKNLCEKIEKMIKDNNLEISYYDIFSSQQYTKQPEESYNLEKDKLKEALLQLDIAISHLKKAEKDYKRYSKLFKEHAVSRIQFNAVFRNYNMTKAELDAKKTNLINDLLYSKKKSLKELEKAKKIWELAQYKFAQTRITSPLNGIIAKKFLNEGDFVSQGTAIYAIYDPNNIFVIANLKAIKLKYAKLNETVDIKAGGYKRKFNGKIVKIGNIATAENTSKAENSARKILIKIKILNDDKHLLKPGMPVIIVIKRGVK; encoded by the coding sequence ATGCATCGTATGGTAGAAAAAACAAAGATAAAGATATTGCTGATTATTATTAGCATATTGGTTGTAATTTTCATCCCTTTCATTTATCACAAGTTTCATTACCAAGCTACACATTACATAATAAAAGATGCTTCTGTAAGCACAGATATAGTAAATGTGGGGGCACAATCTGTTTCTGGTCGCATCAAAAAGCTGTATGCAACTGAAACAGACAGTGTGAAAAAGGGTATGCTCCTGGCACTTATTGAGGATACGAATTACAAGAATGAAATGGATTTGCGAAGGATACAGGTAGATATTGCTCAAACAAATTATGAAAAAATAAAAAACTTGTGTGAAAAGATAGAAAAAATGATTAAGGATAACAACTTAGAAATTTCTTATTATGACATATTTTCCTCACAACAATACACAAAGCAACCAGAAGAATCCTATAACTTAGAAAAAGATAAATTAAAAGAAGCTCTCTTGCAACTTGATATTGCAATCTCCCATCTCAAAAAGGCCGAGAAAGATTATAAAAGATATTCCAAATTGTTTAAAGAACATGCTGTCTCGCGGATACAATTTAATGCCGTCTTTCGCAATTATAATATGACAAAAGCAGAACTGGATGCAAAAAAGACAAATTTAATCAATGACTTACTTTATAGTAAAAAAAAGTCACTAAAAGAATTGGAAAAAGCAAAAAAGATATGGGAATTAGCTCAATATAAATTTGCTCAAACCCGGATTACATCTCCATTAAATGGTATAATAGCAAAGAAATTTCTGAATGAAGGGGATTTTGTTTCCCAGGGAACAGCCATTTATGCAATTTATGACCCAAACAATATATTCGTTATCGCCAACTTAAAAGCGATAAAATTGAAATATGCAAAACTCAATGAAACAGTAGACATAAAAGCAGGTGGTTACAAACGCAAGTTTAATGGTAAGATAGTAAAGATAGGTAACATTGCTACAGCAGAGAATACTTCAAAAGCTGAAAATTCCGCACGGAAAATATTGATAAAAATAAAGATATTGAATGATGATAAACATTTGTTGAAACCAGGCATGCCTGTAATTATAGTTATTAAACGAGGCGTTAAATGA